TGCTTTCATAGGTTCTTTGATAAATCTTATGTAAAGATGTTTGAACGTAGACTTGATGACGCGGGGCATTCCAAAATCGATGGGTACGAACTTGTCTGGTAGCCGCCAATCATCTATTTTTACTAAGTCGGGATCTAGGTGAGGAAAGTTGATATTGTTCAGTTCACCAACCAACCCCAGCCGGATTGATGCAGCGACAGTGGGTACTTGTTCTGGTGAAACATTGAGGATTTCTACCATTGCACGATCTAAGGCAAATACATTTGGTGATGCGGCTAAAATGCCGAGTGGACGGGGTTCACCACCACTTGGACCATTGCCTTCATGACCAATAATGCCATCAAGTATAGTTAAGTCGGGATCAATTGTCCTGGCGGTTTCCACCAACATTTTACCAAAACGATTTGCGTCTTTTCCTGCTTCCATGTGCCACCAAGCTTTCATTTTGCCTGGAACACAACCGAACAGGTTTTTGACTCCTAAAGTTAGTACCAATTGGACATGAGATTTTACTTTGGGTAGGTTAATCACAACATCCGCTTCCATCGCCTCTTTGCACAGTAGCAGATGATCAAAGTCTTCGCTGACGCTTTGGTAGCGCTTCCCGTGAAAATCGATGATGGGAAGATTCAGTTCTTCTAAAATAGGCTGATAGCCATTTGCGAGTGCGACTCCCTTGGCGCTACCAAAAGCGGGACTATCCCCCAAAAATGGTTTACCCCCTGCTTCTATAACCATCTGGGCGACTGCATAAACCAGTTCTGGACGAGTTGTACATTCTTTACCAGGACGTGCGCCTGTTAGCAGGTTGGGTTTAAGTAAGACACGGTTTCCGCTTTTGACAAACGCCGCCATTCCTCCCAAAGGTTCCAGCAGTGTTTCTAAAGATTCCCGGAGTGCTTCCCGTTCGTAAGAAGTGGCGCGAATTAAGCTGACGGATGGTGTTTGAGTTTGCATAGTGAAATCAAGAACGAATAAGAAAAACTAAAGAAGGAAGAGGTGTTTATTTTATCTTCCTTCTTTGTTCTCTAATCCGATGTGCCGTCTAGTATATTTAGAGGCATAATTGCACTCATTTGTTCCAAGTTTAAGACTTGGGCTAATTCTGCTTCACTCATGAAACCGTGTTCGGTGACAATCTGCCGCAAAGACTTACCAGTTTCTAAAGATTCTTTCGCCACAGCAGCTGCATTCAAATAACCGATGTGAGGATTTAATGCTGTCACCAAGGCTAAACTGCCTTCGGCGTATGCTAAACAACGTTCCTGATTGGGGGTAATGCCCTTAATACAGCGTTCGGTGAGTGCGGCGATGGTGTTACCAAGAATTTCGATGCTGTGAATCAGGTTATAAGCTATCAGAGGCATCATCA
This portion of the Brasilonema sennae CENA114 genome encodes:
- a CDS encoding DUF362 domain-containing protein translates to MQTQTPSVSLIRATSYEREALRESLETLLEPLGGMAAFVKSGNRVLLKPNLLTGARPGKECTTRPELVYAVAQMVIEAGGKPFLGDSPAFGSAKGVALANGYQPILEELNLPIIDFHGKRYQSVSEDFDHLLLCKEAMEADVVINLPKVKSHVQLVLTLGVKNLFGCVPGKMKAWWHMEAGKDANRFGKMLVETARTIDPDLTILDGIIGHEGNGPSGGEPRPLGILAASPNVFALDRAMVEILNVSPEQVPTVAASIRLGLVGELNNINFPHLDPDLVKIDDWRLPDKFVPIDFGMPRVIKSTFKHLYIRFIKEPMKAYAKR